In the genome of Anomalospiza imberbis isolate Cuckoo-Finch-1a 21T00152 chromosome 27, ASM3175350v1, whole genome shotgun sequence, one region contains:
- the LOC137462896 gene encoding RNA-binding protein 25-like encodes MRSSHMESRRHRQSMRGAGRPSGGAGGGDSVGTARGHSAGTAPGAHRGRTGPGPSRRRGRRRFRARRGGAAVVSRAAIGRGGRAGDVRRALIGWSGGRGARGQRRAGRGHVERGERERGTDRQRERQRERDRQTDRGTDREREGQRERQTERERGTDRQREREGQTDRQRDRETDREREGQREGQRDRQTEGQRERERDRETDRERDREREGQTDRQTEGQTERQTERERGTERERDRGTERERETDRQREREGQRERETEREGQRERDRERDRQRDRERGTDRQTERERDRETDRQRDRQTDRETDRGERERDRERDRQTEGQREREGDREGGTDRGTERGTEGTHGQWGQGGDSGGADAAVAAGGTGTGAGLRSHPKIPRSHKSSQQPKENPGPKPSRRIPPNPGKFPENLRAPQTPADPPQIQEIPPAQRPASPGFWEKTFPREVWLEPNPKSQISIILHKN; translated from the exons ATGCGCTCCTCACACATGGAGTCGCGGCGGCACCGGCAGAGCatgcgcggggcggggcggccgagcggcggggccggcggaggggacagcgtggggacagcg CGGGGGCACAGCGCGGGGACGGCACCGGGAGCGCACCGGGGCCGCACCGGGCCGGGCCCCTCGcggcgccgcggccgccgccgcttccgggcgcggcgcgggggaGCCGCGGTTGTGTCGCGGGCCGCCATTGGCCGCGGGGGTCGCGCGGGTGATGTGAGGAGGGCGCTGATTGGCtggagcggcgggcggggggcgcgcgGGCAGCGCCGCGCTGGGAGAGGCCACgtggagagaggggagagagagagagggacagacagacagagagagagacagagagagagggacagacagacagacagagggacagacagagagagagagggacagagagagagacagacagagagagagagagggacagacagacagagagagagagagggacagacagacagacagagggacagagagacagacagagagagagagggacagagagagggacagagagacagacagacagagggacagagagagagagagagggacagagagacagacagagagagggacagagagagagagggacagacagacagacagacagagggacagacagagagacagacagagagagagagagggacagagagagagagagacagagggacagagagagagagagagacagacagacagagagagagagagggacagagagagagagagacagagagagagggacagagagagagggacagagagagagacagacagagggacagagagagagggacagacagacagacagagagagagagggacagagagacagacagacagagggacagacagacagacagagagacagacagaggagagagagagagggacagagagagagacagacagacagagggacagagagagagagagggggacagagagggagggacagacagagggacagagagagggacagaggggacacacggacagtggggacagggaggggacagcggcGGGGCCGATGCAGCAGTGGCTGCGGGAGGCACCGGGACGGGGGCAGGGCTCCgatcccaccccaaaattccccgaTCCCACAAAAGCTCCCAGCAGCCCAAGGAGAACCCCGGCCCAAAACCCTCCCGGagaattcccccaaatcccgggaAATTCCCTGAAAATCTCCGAGCTCCCCAAACCCCAgcagaccccccccaaatccaggaaattCCCCCAGCTCAGCGCCCGGCAtccccaggattttgggaaaagACTTTTCCCAGGGAAGTTTGGCTGGagccaaatcccaaatcccaaatttcaattattttacACAAGAATTAA